A genomic window from Canis lupus familiaris isolate Mischka breed German Shepherd chromosome 32, alternate assembly UU_Cfam_GSD_1.0, whole genome shotgun sequence includes:
- the LAMTOR3 gene encoding ragulator complex protein LAMTOR3: MADDLKRFLYKKLPSVEGLHAIVVSDRDGVPVIKVANDNAPEHALRPGFLSTFALATDQGSKLGLSKNKSIICYYNTYQVVQFNRLPLVVSFIASSNANTGLIVSLEKELAPLFEELRQVVEVS, encoded by the exons ATGGCGGAT GACCTAAAGCGATTCCTGTATAAAAAATTACCAAG tgttGAAGGGCTCCATGCTATTGTTGTGTCAGATAGAGATGGAGTCCCCGTTATTAAAG tGGCCAATGATAATGCTCCAGAGCATGCTTTGAGACCTGGTTTCTTATCTACTTTTGCCCTTGCAACAGACCAAGGGAGCAAACTTggtctttcaaaaaataaaagtatcatctGTTACTATAACACCTACCAG GTGGTTCAATTCAATCGTTTACCTTTGGTGGTGAGTTTCATAGCCAGCAGCAATGCCAATACAG GACTCATTGTCAGCCTAGAAAAGGAACTTGCTCCGTTATTTGAAGAATTGAGACAAGTGGTGGAAGTTTCTTAA